One Cryobacterium roopkundense genomic region harbors:
- a CDS encoding acyl-CoA thioesterase, whose protein sequence is MKLHVPIRLRWSDLDAYGHVNNAEMLRLLEEARIIAFWVNDDTGSTAVGASTAVLDGRPGAATLTLIGRQEIEYLAPIPYLRDPIDVRLWIGKLGGASLDVCYEVWSPAGNGEEKLYARANTTIVLVDAASERPRRINDVERAAWTPYLDAPIVFARR, encoded by the coding sequence GTGAAACTGCACGTCCCGATTCGGCTGCGCTGGTCGGACCTGGATGCGTACGGTCACGTCAACAACGCGGAGATGCTGCGCCTGCTCGAAGAGGCCCGCATCATCGCGTTCTGGGTGAACGACGACACGGGTTCGACAGCCGTCGGAGCGAGCACCGCGGTTTTGGACGGCCGCCCCGGCGCGGCGACGCTCACGCTGATCGGGCGCCAGGAAATCGAGTACCTGGCGCCGATCCCGTACCTGCGCGACCCGATCGACGTGCGACTCTGGATCGGCAAGCTCGGGGGAGCAAGCCTCGACGTGTGCTACGAGGTGTGGAGCCCGGCGGGAAACGGCGAAGAGAAGTTGTACGCCCGCGCCAACACCACGATTGTGCTCGTGGATGCCGCGAGCGAGCGTCCGCGGCGCATCAACGATGTGGAGCGTGCGGCCTGGACGCCGTACCTCGACGCACCGATCGTCTTCGCGCGCCGTTGA
- a CDS encoding PucR family transcriptional regulator: protein MLPTLRRLLGRPDLALTLLTPDGQLPAGTVDRVVEWVHSSDLLDPTPFLSAGQMLLTTGTQFASDTTEDAAYREYAHRLAAHGLVGLGFGTEVIRDGTPEPLVAACLAEGLPLVEVPYATPFIAVARTAGDLIAEDRYARNIWALSAQRAISLAALRPDGLSATLSELSRQLNHWVALFDASGTLTRVFPRDAFAGASAASFPTVAAEATSLLRRGQRSSVTIPIGEDTLTLQTLGRRDQLRGVLALGGASQLDQAGQGVVTSVIALAGLALEQNNALDRARRHLRAGLWHSLLNGDTDLVASISAEMWGPLPGGLVRIAVIDAPPERLDTITEFLEIRAEDQPGRLFFAHHNGRVSLCLDRTGEPVLHELVASFGVHIGLSDPSDYGTLPSALSQALRALERANEGPPAVVEFDLISRQGVLAFLARTDARDVGRATLTPITRFDAAHGTDLLGTMRVWLEHNAEYAAAAAALGIHRHTMRSHMRQAEQLLGRDLSSFPARADIWAALLAAGPQPSEV, encoded by the coding sequence GTGCTTCCCACCCTGCGCCGTCTGCTGGGGCGACCCGATCTCGCCCTCACACTCCTCACCCCGGATGGGCAGCTCCCTGCCGGCACGGTCGACCGGGTCGTCGAGTGGGTACACAGCTCCGACCTGCTCGACCCGACTCCGTTTCTCTCGGCGGGCCAAATGCTGCTCACGACCGGCACCCAATTCGCCTCCGACACAACCGAGGATGCCGCCTACCGCGAGTACGCACACAGGCTCGCCGCCCACGGGCTGGTGGGGCTCGGGTTCGGTACGGAGGTCATCCGCGACGGTACGCCAGAGCCGCTCGTGGCCGCTTGCCTCGCCGAGGGCCTCCCCTTGGTGGAAGTTCCCTACGCCACACCCTTCATCGCGGTCGCTCGCACGGCAGGGGATCTGATCGCAGAGGACCGTTATGCCCGCAATATCTGGGCGCTGAGCGCTCAGCGTGCAATTTCGCTCGCGGCCCTCCGCCCCGACGGGCTGAGCGCCACGCTGAGTGAGCTCTCCCGCCAACTCAATCACTGGGTTGCGTTGTTTGACGCGAGCGGCACGCTCACCAGGGTGTTCCCTCGCGACGCGTTTGCCGGCGCATCCGCTGCCTCGTTCCCCACCGTTGCCGCCGAGGCGACGAGCCTGCTGCGCCGGGGCCAGCGGTCAAGCGTCACGATCCCCATCGGCGAGGATACCCTCACGCTTCAGACCCTTGGCCGACGAGATCAACTGCGCGGGGTGCTCGCCCTCGGTGGGGCCAGCCAGCTTGACCAGGCCGGACAGGGTGTTGTCACCAGCGTGATCGCGCTCGCCGGGCTGGCGCTCGAGCAGAACAATGCCCTGGACCGCGCGCGCAGGCACCTGAGAGCGGGCCTCTGGCACAGCCTGCTCAACGGAGACACCGATCTCGTGGCCAGCATCTCGGCCGAGATGTGGGGCCCACTACCCGGAGGACTCGTGCGCATTGCGGTCATTGACGCTCCCCCGGAACGACTCGACACGATCACCGAGTTCCTGGAGATTCGAGCGGAGGACCAACCGGGGAGGCTCTTCTTCGCTCACCACAACGGGCGAGTGTCCCTGTGTCTCGATCGCACTGGGGAGCCGGTGCTGCACGAACTTGTCGCATCCTTCGGCGTGCACATCGGTTTGTCAGACCCCAGCGACTACGGAACTCTGCCGTCCGCGCTCAGCCAGGCGCTGCGTGCGCTCGAGCGAGCGAATGAGGGGCCGCCCGCCGTCGTGGAATTCGACCTCATCTCCAGGCAGGGTGTTCTGGCGTTTCTGGCCCGAACTGATGCCCGCGACGTGGGCCGCGCGACTCTCACTCCGATCACGCGATTCGACGCCGCGCATGGCACCGATCTTCTCGGCACGATGAGGGTGTGGCTGGAGCACAACGCGGAGTACGCCGCGGCGGCTGCGGCCTTGGGGATTCATCGACACACAATGCGCAGTCATATGCGCCAGGCGGAGCAACTTCTCGGGCGAGACCTCTCCTCGTTTCCGGCCCGCGCCGACATCTGGGCCGCGCTGCTGGCCGCCGGGCCTCAGCCGAGTGAGGTCTGA
- a CDS encoding acyl-CoA thioesterase → MTASRRTPEEAPLQKPMEGLLAALDLTDTGARTNEDIFTGPSQWMPLGRVFGGQVLAQSLVAAMRTVPDDRHVHSMHGYFLRPGDVNHPITFSVERIHDGRSFSTRRTQCYQNGLPILSMIASFQDEDEGLEHHIQMPTDIPDPESLPTAADALRHIDHSVARYWASERPFDMRHVPSPIYLTVKGEHTSRQAVWMKTFGKLPDDPDLHRAALAYASDYSIMEPVLRRHGTAWSTPGLKVASLDHAMWWHRFGRVDEWVLYVQDSPSAQGGRGLSTGSIFSRDGLLLATVAQEGMLRVPSNEE, encoded by the coding sequence ATGACCGCCTCGCGGCGCACGCCTGAGGAGGCCCCCTTGCAGAAGCCCATGGAAGGCCTGCTGGCCGCGCTGGATCTCACGGACACGGGCGCCCGCACAAACGAGGACATCTTCACGGGACCGTCGCAGTGGATGCCGCTTGGCCGCGTTTTCGGTGGACAGGTGCTGGCGCAGTCCTTAGTGGCTGCCATGCGCACGGTGCCCGATGATCGCCACGTGCACTCCATGCACGGCTACTTTCTGCGTCCCGGCGACGTGAACCACCCCATCACGTTCTCGGTGGAGCGAATCCACGACGGGCGGTCGTTCTCAACCCGGCGTACGCAGTGCTACCAGAACGGACTTCCGATTCTGTCGATGATCGCTTCCTTCCAGGACGAAGACGAAGGACTCGAACACCACATCCAGATGCCGACGGATATTCCGGATCCGGAGTCCCTCCCGACCGCCGCCGACGCCCTCCGACACATCGACCATTCCGTTGCCCGCTACTGGGCCAGTGAACGTCCCTTCGACATGCGTCATGTGCCATCGCCGATCTATCTGACGGTAAAGGGTGAACACACCTCTCGGCAGGCTGTGTGGATGAAAACGTTCGGCAAACTGCCCGATGACCCGGACCTGCACCGCGCGGCGCTCGCCTACGCGAGCGACTACTCAATCATGGAGCCCGTGCTGCGCCGCCACGGCACGGCCTGGTCGACTCCGGGGCTCAAGGTCGCGAGCCTGGATCACGCAATGTGGTGGCATCGGTTCGGGCGGGTCGACGAGTGGGTGCTGTACGTGCAGGATTCCCCCTCCGCCCAGGGCGGGCGCGGTCTCTCCACTGGCAGCATCTTCAGTCGGGACGGCCTATTGCTGGCGACGGTTGCCCAGGAAGGCATGCTCCGTGTTCCCAGCAATGAGGAGTAA
- the gabT gene encoding 4-aminobutyrate--2-oxoglutarate transaminase translates to MTTVDLPRVSDTDAPLGGPSLAQVRRLVTAIPGPKSQALSARKTAAVSAGVGVALPAYIVAAGGGVLIDADGNSLIDLGSGIAVTGVGNSAPRVVAAVAAQLAQFTHTCFTVSPYDSYIEVAEALNRLTPGDHLKRTALFNSGAEAVENAVKFARAFTGKQAVVAFDHAYHGRTTLTMALTAKNIPYKDGFGPFAPEVYRAPMSYPYRDGGLSGVEAAKRAILQMEKQVGGGNMAAIILEPIQGEGGFIVPAPGFLPTLVDWCRANNVVFIADEVQTGFARTGDMFASNHEGIVPDLIVLAKGIAGGLPLSAVTGRADIMDAPQPGGIGGTYGGNPLACAAALATIESYESDNLVGRAREIGAIMTECLGALQLADARVGDVRGRGAMMAIELVDPSTGEPDAQLTGRVAAAAHARGVVVLTCGTYGNVIRFLPPLSIPDHLLLEGLQVVTDALGAL, encoded by the coding sequence ATGACAACCGTTGACCTTCCCCGTGTTTCTGACACCGACGCACCGCTCGGCGGCCCGTCCCTGGCCCAGGTACGTCGCCTCGTCACCGCCATTCCCGGACCGAAATCCCAGGCGCTGAGCGCGCGCAAGACCGCGGCCGTGTCGGCCGGCGTCGGTGTGGCCCTCCCGGCCTACATCGTGGCCGCTGGCGGTGGTGTGCTCATCGACGCCGACGGAAACTCCCTCATCGACCTCGGATCCGGCATCGCCGTCACCGGCGTCGGAAACAGTGCTCCGCGGGTTGTGGCCGCTGTGGCGGCCCAGCTGGCCCAGTTCACCCATACGTGTTTCACGGTGTCTCCCTACGACTCCTACATCGAGGTCGCGGAGGCACTCAACCGCCTCACGCCCGGCGACCACCTGAAGCGCACGGCACTGTTCAACTCCGGCGCTGAGGCCGTGGAGAACGCGGTCAAGTTCGCCCGGGCCTTCACCGGCAAGCAGGCCGTCGTCGCCTTCGACCACGCCTACCACGGTCGCACCACGCTCACCATGGCGCTCACCGCCAAGAACATTCCGTACAAGGATGGTTTCGGGCCTTTCGCCCCGGAGGTCTACCGGGCGCCGATGTCGTACCCCTACCGCGACGGCGGACTCAGTGGCGTGGAAGCCGCCAAGCGGGCGATCCTGCAGATGGAGAAGCAGGTCGGCGGGGGCAACATGGCCGCCATCATCCTCGAGCCCATCCAGGGCGAGGGCGGCTTCATCGTGCCGGCCCCCGGCTTTCTACCTACCCTCGTGGACTGGTGCCGCGCCAACAATGTGGTGTTCATCGCCGATGAGGTTCAGACCGGCTTCGCCCGCACGGGCGACATGTTCGCGAGCAATCACGAGGGCATCGTGCCAGACCTGATCGTGCTCGCCAAGGGAATCGCCGGAGGGCTCCCGCTCTCCGCCGTCACGGGACGCGCCGACATCATGGATGCCCCGCAGCCCGGAGGCATCGGCGGAACGTATGGCGGCAACCCGCTCGCTTGCGCTGCGGCGCTCGCTACGATCGAGAGCTACGAGAGCGACAATCTCGTGGGCCGTGCCCGCGAGATCGGCGCGATCATGACGGAGTGCCTCGGAGCCCTCCAGCTCGCCGACGCCAGAGTCGGGGACGTGCGCGGACGCGGCGCAATGATGGCCATCGAACTGGTCGACCCCTCCACCGGGGAACCGGACGCCCAGCTCACCGGCCGAGTCGCGGCGGCGGCCCATGCCCGGGGCGTCGTCGTGCTGACCTGCGGTACCTACGGCAACGTCATCCGCTTCCTGCCGCCCTTGAGTATTCCGGACCACCTGCTGCTCGAAGGTCTGCAGGTCGTCACCGACGCCCTGGGTGCACTGTGA
- the msrA gene encoding peptide-methionine (S)-S-oxide reductase MsrA, whose protein sequence is MQTFVIAGGCFWCLDAVYRVLRGVSSVVSGYTGGATAHPSYEAVCTGRTGHAEAVAVTFDPEVIPASVILDVFFTLHDPTQLNRQGNDTGTQYRSAMFYADTEQKQLFETARTRATEWWGSGIVTTIEPLGVYHDAEDYHQDFFTKNPGQGYCMAVAVPKVNKIRKSYAEYIIG, encoded by the coding sequence GTGCAAACTTTTGTGATCGCTGGTGGGTGTTTCTGGTGTCTCGACGCTGTGTATCGGGTTCTACGCGGAGTGAGCAGCGTGGTATCGGGGTATACGGGCGGCGCAACGGCCCACCCGAGCTACGAGGCCGTCTGCACGGGGCGAACCGGACACGCTGAAGCCGTGGCCGTGACATTCGACCCCGAGGTCATCCCGGCAAGCGTCATCCTCGACGTGTTCTTCACCCTGCACGACCCGACCCAGCTGAACCGCCAGGGAAACGACACGGGCACCCAGTACCGTTCGGCCATGTTCTACGCGGACACCGAGCAGAAGCAGCTCTTCGAAACCGCCCGGACGCGCGCCACGGAGTGGTGGGGGAGCGGCATCGTCACGACCATCGAGCCTCTCGGGGTGTACCACGACGCCGAGGACTACCACCAGGACTTCTTCACCAAGAACCCCGGCCAGGGCTACTGCATGGCCGTCGCCGTGCCGAAGGTCAACAAGATTCGCAAGTCCTACGCCGAGTACATCATCGGTTAG
- the ettA gene encoding energy-dependent translational throttle protein EttA → MAEFIYSMVRARKAIGEKLILDDVTMSFFPGAKIGVVGPNGAGKSTILKIMAGLDTPSNGEARLSPGYSVGILMQEPQLDESKTVLENVQEGVGPIKDKVDRFNEISLALGEPDADFDSLLEEMGHLQEAIDAADAWDLDSQLEQAMDALRTPPGDASVANLSGGEKRRVALCKLLLQKPDLLLLDEPTNHLDAESVLWLEQHLAKYTGAVLAVTHDRYFLDHVAEWIAEIDRGHLYPYEGNYSTYLEKKQERLLVQGKKDAKLSRRLADELEWVRSNAKGRQVKSKARLARYEEMAAAAESTRKLDFEEIQIPVGPRLGAQVIDAKKLKKGFDGRVLIDNLSFTLPRNGIVGIIGPNGVGKTTLFKTIVGKEPLDSGDLKIGDTVNISYVDQDRGGIDPNKTLWEVVSDGQDYIQVGKTEIPSRAYVSTFGFKGPDQQKKAGVLSGGERNRLNLALTLKQGGNLLLLDEPTNDLDVETLGSLENALLEFPGCAVVITHDRWFLDRVATHILSYEGTDEDPSNWYWFEGNFESYEQNKIERLGPDAAKPHRSAYRKLTRD, encoded by the coding sequence ATGGCCGAATTTATTTACTCAATGGTCCGCGCTCGAAAGGCGATCGGAGAGAAGCTCATTCTCGACGACGTCACCATGTCGTTCTTCCCCGGCGCCAAGATTGGCGTGGTGGGACCTAACGGTGCCGGAAAATCCACAATCCTCAAGATCATGGCGGGCCTCGACACCCCCAGCAACGGAGAGGCGCGCCTGTCTCCGGGATACAGCGTGGGCATCCTGATGCAGGAGCCCCAGCTCGACGAGAGCAAGACTGTTCTCGAGAACGTGCAGGAGGGCGTCGGCCCGATCAAGGACAAGGTCGACCGCTTCAACGAGATCAGCCTCGCGCTCGGAGAGCCCGATGCTGACTTCGACAGCCTGCTCGAAGAGATGGGCCACCTGCAGGAGGCCATCGACGCCGCCGACGCCTGGGACCTCGACTCCCAGCTCGAGCAGGCGATGGACGCCCTGCGCACGCCGCCGGGGGACGCATCCGTTGCCAACCTCTCCGGTGGAGAGAAGCGCCGCGTGGCGCTGTGCAAACTGCTGCTGCAGAAGCCCGACCTGTTGCTGCTCGACGAACCAACTAACCACCTCGATGCCGAAAGCGTTCTGTGGCTCGAGCAGCACCTCGCCAAGTACACGGGTGCCGTTCTCGCCGTGACTCACGACAGGTACTTTCTCGACCACGTGGCCGAGTGGATCGCCGAAATCGACCGCGGCCACCTCTACCCGTACGAGGGTAACTACTCGACGTACCTGGAGAAGAAGCAGGAGCGTCTGCTCGTCCAAGGCAAGAAGGACGCCAAGCTGTCTCGCCGTCTCGCCGACGAACTCGAGTGGGTGCGCTCCAACGCCAAGGGTCGTCAGGTGAAGTCGAAGGCTCGCCTGGCCCGCTACGAAGAAATGGCCGCGGCGGCCGAGAGCACGCGCAAGCTCGACTTCGAAGAAATCCAGATCCCCGTCGGGCCACGGCTCGGCGCCCAGGTGATCGACGCCAAGAAGCTCAAGAAGGGGTTCGACGGCCGCGTGCTGATCGACAACTTGAGCTTCACCCTGCCGCGCAACGGCATCGTGGGAATCATCGGCCCGAACGGTGTAGGTAAGACCACACTGTTCAAGACCATCGTGGGCAAGGAGCCGCTCGACAGCGGCGATCTGAAGATCGGTGACACCGTCAACATCTCGTACGTCGATCAGGACCGCGGGGGCATCGACCCGAACAAGACCCTGTGGGAGGTCGTCTCCGACGGCCAGGACTACATTCAGGTGGGCAAGACCGAGATCCCCTCGCGCGCGTATGTCTCCACATTTGGGTTCAAGGGGCCCGACCAGCAGAAGAAGGCCGGTGTGCTGTCCGGTGGAGAGCGCAACCGTCTCAACCTTGCTTTGACGCTCAAGCAGGGCGGCAACCTGCTGCTCCTCGATGAGCCCACTAACGACCTGGATGTGGAAACGCTGGGATCGCTCGAGAACGCGCTCCTGGAGTTCCCCGGCTGCGCCGTGGTCATCACACACGACCGGTGGTTCCTGGACCGCGTCGCCACGCACATCCTCTCCTACGAAGGCACCGACGAGGATCCCTCCAACTGGTACTGGTTCGAGGGCAACTTCGAGTCGTACGAGCAGAACAAGATCGAGCGCTTGGGCCCGGATGCGGCCAAGCCGCACCGTTCCGCCTATCGCAAGCTCACGCGCGACTAG
- a CDS encoding aldo/keto reductase, translated as MSFVAAENRYSAMPYRRTGRSGLKLPSISLGLWHNFGHERPVDTQRSIVRRAFDLGITHFDLANNYGPPPGAAETNFGRIFAQDFRAHRDEMVISSKAGYDMWEGPYGEWGSRKYMLSSLNASLGRLGVDYVDIFYSHRPDPNTPIEETMGALATAVKQGKALYAGISNYDPAQTRAAAAALAEHGVPLLIHQPRYSMFDRHIEDGLFPVLDELGVGSIVFSPLAQGLLTDRYLDGSVPAGSRIATSRFLSEKALSETYLGRVRALTDIATARNQTLAQLAVTWILRQSQVTSVLVGASSVWQLEQNVAALGAPDLSAEEIAAIEPHAVHGTSL; from the coding sequence ATGAGCTTTGTCGCCGCTGAAAACCGATACTCCGCCATGCCGTACCGCCGAACAGGGCGGAGCGGGCTGAAACTGCCCAGCATTTCACTGGGGCTGTGGCACAATTTCGGCCACGAACGCCCGGTCGACACCCAACGCTCCATCGTGCGCCGCGCCTTCGATCTGGGCATCACTCACTTCGACCTGGCCAACAACTACGGGCCTCCCCCCGGTGCTGCCGAAACGAATTTCGGCCGGATCTTCGCCCAGGACTTCCGCGCTCACCGCGACGAGATGGTCATTTCGAGCAAGGCTGGCTATGACATGTGGGAGGGTCCCTACGGCGAGTGGGGCTCCCGCAAGTACATGCTGTCCTCCCTGAACGCGAGCCTCGGCCGTCTCGGCGTGGACTACGTCGATATCTTCTACTCGCACCGCCCCGATCCGAACACCCCCATCGAGGAGACCATGGGTGCACTCGCCACGGCCGTCAAACAGGGAAAGGCCCTGTACGCTGGCATCTCCAACTACGACCCGGCGCAAACTCGGGCTGCGGCCGCCGCGCTCGCGGAGCACGGTGTGCCGCTGTTGATCCACCAGCCGCGCTATTCAATGTTCGACCGTCACATCGAAGACGGCCTGTTTCCAGTACTCGACGAACTCGGCGTGGGCAGCATTGTCTTCTCCCCGCTCGCTCAAGGGCTGCTCACCGACCGCTACCTGGACGGATCGGTTCCCGCCGGCTCCCGCATCGCCACGAGCCGCTTCCTCTCCGAGAAGGCGCTTTCCGAGACGTACCTGGGTCGGGTGCGTGCCCTCACCGACATCGCAACGGCCCGCAACCAGACGTTGGCCCAGCTGGCCGTCACCTGGATTCTGCGTCAGAGCCAGGTGACGAGCGTGCTCGTCGGTGCGAGCAGTGTGTGGCAGCTCGAGCAGAACGTGGCGGCCCTCGGGGCACCGGACCTCAGCGCAGAGGAGATCGCGGCCATCGAGCCGCACGCCGTGCACGGCACCTCCCTCTGA
- a CDS encoding Rieske (2Fe-2S) protein, with translation MTPARNLSRRSVIVWGGAGAAAAATVALVGCSTGPSTDTTTSNEPPTEIAQLADIPVGGSIVVMLAGKQVVLSQPESGTVKAFSAVCPHQGCIVAPQEKELDCPCHGSRFDAATGEVLEGPATSALSPVEVTVAGTSVMSA, from the coding sequence ATGACTCCTGCGCGCAATCTGAGCCGTCGTTCCGTGATCGTCTGGGGTGGTGCAGGCGCGGCGGCGGCGGCCACGGTCGCCCTCGTCGGGTGCAGCACAGGGCCGTCGACAGACACTACGACGTCGAATGAGCCGCCCACCGAGATCGCCCAGCTTGCGGACATTCCCGTGGGTGGATCGATCGTCGTGATGCTGGCCGGCAAGCAGGTGGTGCTATCGCAACCCGAATCGGGCACGGTGAAGGCCTTCAGCGCGGTCTGCCCGCATCAGGGCTGCATCGTGGCGCCCCAGGAGAAGGAACTCGATTGCCCGTGCCACGGTTCCCGCTTCGATGCCGCGACCGGCGAGGTGCTCGAGGGCCCGGCCACGAGCGCGCTGTCGCCAGTTGAGGTGACCGTGGCCGGGACATCCGTCATGTCGGCCTAG
- a CDS encoding DUF6993 domain-containing protein — protein MRMPASVRRHRLFAGIAVVLLAIPLAGCTAGAGEPSPTATDTASPSASATATPPPPPALQPELSASANLGYFDSIANAVAATNPADGRAYIDALVAGGFDKSAMQLTFDRTHVDLAADFVQFSVQFNGECLIGQYGPASGGYHSMVAPILGSGTCLLSVTRQIDW, from the coding sequence ATGCGCATGCCAGCATCCGTTCGCCGTCACCGGTTGTTCGCCGGGATCGCCGTCGTCTTACTGGCCATACCCCTCGCGGGCTGCACGGCCGGTGCGGGCGAACCCAGCCCCACGGCCACCGACACCGCATCGCCGTCCGCATCGGCTACCGCAACGCCTCCGCCGCCGCCAGCACTGCAGCCGGAACTGAGCGCGAGCGCTAACCTCGGCTACTTCGATTCGATTGCGAATGCGGTTGCTGCCACGAATCCGGCCGACGGGCGCGCGTACATTGACGCCTTGGTGGCGGGCGGGTTCGACAAGTCCGCCATGCAGCTCACGTTCGATCGCACGCACGTGGACCTCGCTGCCGACTTCGTGCAATTCTCCGTGCAGTTCAACGGGGAGTGCCTCATCGGGCAGTACGGGCCGGCTTCAGGTGGTTATCACAGCATGGTCGCCCCGATACTGGGCTCCGGAACGTGTCTTCTGAGTGTCACGCGCCAAATAGACTGGTAA